The window GGCTCGCGGGGAGCTTCGTCAGCGGCAAAATGGACCCCGAGGACGTCGATGTCACGTACCTCATACCGCCCGATGCATACGCCCGGGCGATGGCGGAAGCCGACATCGTTGACGACCTTGACAATCTGGGTACCAAGGACTGGTGTGTGCGCCATGGTATGCGGGTGGACGCGTACGTCCTGCGCCTTCCAGAGACGGAGGACTTCCGCGCCCTCGGGGTGACCGGGGCCATGGCACCGGACGACCACAAGGTGTTCGAGCACCTCGGGGTCTACGACGAGATCTGGCAGCGTTGCCGGGGCGGACAGGACGGCATCCCAAGAGGAGCCCGGCGAGGATATGTGGAGGTGCTGCTGTGAACACACCGCAGAACCTGCCCGACCCCTCGGACAAGAAGGCCCTGAGGGCTTGGATGCAGGCCAATCGGGGCAAGGCTCCCGGCCATGACCCGGTACGGTCGGCGGACGATCTCGCCGCAAGCCAGCGGCGCAAGCTGCTGAAGGCCGTGGGCCTTGCGACCGGCGACGCCAAAGCCGGGCCAGCGCGACGATCACTCCGGCTGGCGCTCGAAGGGGCCCCGGTCAGGGAACACCGTGTGGAGTCGTCCGTCCTCGGACAGTGGCTGATCTCCTTCCAAGAGACCGTCTCAACCATCGCGCACGCCCTCGACGAGAGCCGCCCCACACATGATTACGGGCCGCTGCCACATGCCGTCCGAAAGGCGACGCGGCTCTACGCGGCGGCCACTTTCCCCTCTTCATACGGCATGGTCCTAGAGGAGGCACCGACCAGCGAGCATGAGCTGCCATTGCCGGACATGGCCTCGGCACAGTCTCTGCTGGACCGGGCGATGGGGACCGTCCTCGACATCACCGACCGGGCCGAAGCGGGCCCGGGGGCCATCGATGCCGTCATCGAAACCGCGCTGCCACTGGGCGGGCGGGTCTTCAACCGCCTTGCCGAGCTGACGGACGTACTCGCCGTCTCGGGCGCCGACATCGGCCTGACGTGGAGTTCGCCTTACAGCGGCGTGCGCGCCTCGCGGCTTGGGTCCAGCAGCGCCCAGCGATGCCGGGACGCGCTGCGCGCCGTGCAGCCCGAGGAGGATCAGAAACGGCTCGTGGGCCGACTCGTCGGCGGCAGCATGCTGCGGGGAACGGTCGAGATCGAGACGGCCGACCGAGGCGTGATCACAGCACGCGTAAACCGCGAGGTCACCAGCCTGCTCAGTGCATACGCGAACCGCCAGATCACTGCTGAGGTCCTCGTGTCAACGGTCCGGTCGCCGC of the Streptomyces sp. NBC_00287 genome contains:
- a CDS encoding DUF6932 family protein, with translation MTPLPAFDPATECPPPGRFPLTWDDVDSELVKADDFAESSTRGGLLEELRFHFALVETATGAVGRLWLAGSFVSGKMDPEDVDVTYLIPPDAYARAMAEADIVDDLDNLGTKDWCVRHGMRVDAYVLRLPETEDFRALGVTGAMAPDDHKVFEHLGVYDEIWQRCRGGQDGIPRGARRGYVEVLL